Below is a window of Impatiens glandulifera chromosome 2, dImpGla2.1, whole genome shotgun sequence DNA.
CAAATGAGCCAAGATTTAGTCAGACACGGGCTTTCTCGTATGAATCTAGATTCAGATCcacaaacataaaatatttccaAATAGGCGCCCCACAACAACAAGCAACAACATAAATTGGAGCCGACCCGTACTACTAATTCATAAAGAAGAATCAAAAGATAATTtgcaatttattatttttacttagtttccattaaaaaaatatacctgCTCTTTCCAGAACTCTGATCTTTGATTATAGTTTCAATGGCACTAACATGGATAAGATCATATGTCCTAGGATATGTTGAGAATGGCTCACACCTGCAGAATTAATCAGAAATGTTAACCAGTTAGAAAGACTTGACACACAATTTAGCAACAAAAGTTCAATAACTTTAGCATATAGACAAAGGATCAAAGAAGAATGGGaatgaagaaaagaaaactGACCAATCATGGTAAACTCCTATAAGGCCTCTGTCATATATGACCCCTAGTGTAGAGGTCATATGAGCAGGAACAACATTCATCACCCAAACAGGATCAGAAGCTAATGCAGCAGCAAAGCCTCCAAAAAAAGCATTCATGTCCATTACATTCCGGATAGCTGGAGTTCCCAACTTCACACCCAAAACATTCTTATAGTATGTTACCCTTCTTGCCCAACGTCTAGTGTCTGCGTCAAACACATCCATCCCATTTTTCATTGCTGATGTCCTTGAAGGAGCTTTATTTAGCCTACCAGGCCAATTTTCAATTTGCCCAATAGCAAGATCTCCTCCAACAGATATCCTGCTAACGCATTTCTTTAACTTGAAGTACCTGGAAAAAAGCTCACCTCATCAGACTTGCAAAAGAAATTCTAATCAACTGAACATGTCTATAAgactaagagcttgtttgatgtagtttttttttaatgatcctAATTTTGGgggaaatttgttttttaatgaaaactgaattatttggattaaacgatttgatatttaaaatgttgtaGAAAACAATGGAAggataatttgatattttagttgatgatttgaatgatgatgagttatttggattaaatccaaatcctagtttgatttaaatatctcatcattcaaatcatcaacaatgtatacataaaatttttcattatatatttatacttctAATACATTTTTACCCAAACAACTAAATTTTTCAATAACCTACatcaagattatttgaaaataaccctTTGGTtgttcaaataacccaagatcgaACCAGGCccaaataacccttcatcaaacaatgTATAGGAAATTTATCATTCATGATTGAGCCTCTGTTTAggactaataaaataaaacttaacaggTGAAAGAAAGGGAAGATATACCATGCAGAATTTTGATCATCAGATTCATCACATAAATGAAGACCAAATTCATTTTGGTTTGGGAGACAAGAATCCCCATTTGGCTTTTTCCAGATGACTGTATTCCCATCCACAGCAATTAACTCATAACATAATCCTCTAGCGACAGCCTGTAAGTCAGCCCATTCCTTGTCCTGTTTAGGCCACTGAACAGGGGGACCAGAGATGACTAAGTATCCCCCAGGTCGAAGTAATCGATCAACCTCAATGAAATATGTTGAATCTGCAAGAACACGAGAGACTCTATCAGCTGGAAGAAACAGTAAGAGACTCCAACTACAATGAGATCAAGCTATAAGAAGAGAACACTCACTATATGCCGTAAAATGTATCAAACACCTAGAGCAATGCACCAAGTCAAATGAGAATGCAGGAAATGGAAGTCTATGAGTTCCAAGCATGGAAACAAATGCTGGTATTCCTCTTTCAAGTGCAAACTGTATCTGTGATTTATGCGAGTCTCTTGGAGCAAAAGATAGAGGCAAAATTCCCTCAGACAGAAGAAATCCACCAAAACTTGCTACCTGCAAAGGAATTAGATCAAAGAAATTTGAGATGTACAACTATAAGTTACACATACAAGAAATGATGGAACAGGAACACAGTTCCTACCCCACACCCCATGTCAAGGGCTGTCCTTATAACTCCACCAGTTATGGGAATATATTGCTTGAGTTTCTCAATATATTGTTCTGCTCCATCTGGAAACATAGTACCACCACCCGGAAAAATAAAGTATGGGCCATCTTCTTTCATCCATCCTTGATGACCTTTTCTCTCAGCTATCTTGTTATATGGCATGTTGCTATGCCATATCTGCATATAAGAGTTACAGGATTCAACAATTTAGTTTACCTCTTTAACTTATGATGGCAAAAAATGGAGCATGTAGGGTTTGTCAAAAACTGACCAACAatcattaatgaaaataagcAGTAAGATTTTCTACAATTGCTCCATCCCATCAATAAACAATTGAAAGTGGGCCACAAAACAAAAGTACTAATTCTGATTAGCTGATATTTCAAAGAGATCTCAAAGTTGAAATACTGAATCCAGTTGTTGGGAAATTGAAATGAAGAAACTGAGGATTCACAGTGTTACTACCTTATGTAAACTCTCCGGCCACTGGACGGGTGCACGGTACCCATGAGGCGGAGGAATAAGGCACAAAGGCGTCTCCTCGGGGAGAGGACAATGCCTCTCTCTGTAGAAATTCATCTCTCTACTAAGCTGACTGTTCCTCCTCGGATCCTCGCAGGGCATGTGATCGACGGCATCAGCAGGACAAGAATCAATAGTTTGTGGGTGTCCAGACTCGATGAGGTGGACGAGACGGGTACGCTGTCGGGGATCAACAGCGGAACGAAGTAGGGTCTGACGGCCGGAAGCCGCAAGGGAGTCGCCAAGGGGCGTGAAgacgaagaggaagaagagaaagacAACGCAGAAAAAGAAAGCGGTGACGAGATCTAGGAGGCGCCATTGCCGCGTGTTTCTCTTAGATGCAGGCAGGTTTGGATGCCCCATCATGTACATCTATTGTGTTCACTATCTTCTAGATGTGATCAGGCAAAGCATTTGATATCCTACCTTACCTAGCTAGCAGTAATAAATATGGGTGGGATGATGAGTGGTTAATTAAGAGATTTGAAAGTCAAGCTAAAGGAGACAATCTTTATTCCTTAGATCCTTACTGATGTCTGTGCCGTCAATTTGCGCGTATGCGTGTCTCAGACCGAGCAAGCCAGCACTGAAAATGGAAGATCTAAAGAATCAATCAATCTATGAATGAATGAGAGATATTTCTATGAACAAACATATATATGTGAACATATGCTtgatgtttttttcttctaCTTTAACTTATgctttatcaataaataaaactaccatataataataataattaaaaaatatatatatcgttattttctttttaaaaattcttataacTCAAAGAAATAGACTacctttttttcaaaataaaaataaaaataatttttttgggttatttcGATGCTAGTGTATATATAGACTCATAAAATGACACatatacacaaaaataaaatatttcaattacatctgaaagcgttttgagtttaagcgtggagcaaatatttcaattacatctgaaagcgttttgagtttaagcgtgGAGCTATGAGTCTATAACGATAGGGTGTTAAGttagttctttaattcaaaaaaaaaaaaaattaagtaccACCTTACtattttttcctctttataTAGATGGCGCTGGCACAGTAAATACAAGCACGGCCTATATGGATAGCATCGAACTAACCCGT
It encodes the following:
- the LOC124925724 gene encoding probable pectin methyltransferase QUA3, with the translated sequence MYMMGHPNLPASKRNTRQWRLLDLVTAFFFCVVFLFFLFVFTPLGDSLAASGRQTLLRSAVDPRQRTRLVHLIESGHPQTIDSCPADAVDHMPCEDPRRNSQLSREMNFYRERHCPLPEETPLCLIPPPHGYRAPVQWPESLHKIWHSNMPYNKIAERKGHQGWMKEDGPYFIFPGGGTMFPDGAEQYIEKLKQYIPITGGVIRTALDMGCGVASFGGFLLSEGILPLSFAPRDSHKSQIQFALERGIPAFVSMLGTHRLPFPAFSFDLVHCSRCLIHFTAYNSTYFIEVDRLLRPGGYLVISGPPVQWPKQDKEWADLQAVARGLCYELIAVDGNTVIWKKPNGDSCLPNQNEFGLHLCDESDDQNSAWYFKLKKCVSRISVGGDLAIGQIENWPGRLNKAPSRTSAMKNGMDVFDADTRRWARRVTYYKNVLGVKLGTPAIRNVMDMNAFFGGFAAALASDPVWVMNVVPAHMTSTLGVIYDRGLIGVYHDWCEPFSTYPRTYDLIHVSAIETIIKDQSSGKSRCNLVDLMVEIDRILRPGGTVILRDSPEVIERVGRIGKAVRWSIAVHEKEPESSGKDRILVATKDFWSLPNGSN